One window of the Saccopteryx bilineata isolate mSacBil1 chromosome 2, mSacBil1_pri_phased_curated, whole genome shotgun sequence genome contains the following:
- the C4BPB gene encoding C4b-binding protein beta chain: protein MFFQFVCYLVVVWLISGSYAKSCPELSSVDNSIFVAKEVKGQIVGIYVCLNGYHLVGEDTIFCNASTEWNASAPKCRLGHCPDPVLVNGECSSLGPVNVRDKITFKCNDNYILKGSSWSQCLEDHNWLPPLPICKSRHCGHPENLTNGYFEGKNFNSGSNITYHCKERYHLVGAQHRQCIDGEWNNAHPVCELIQEAPKPTLQPEYEKALLAFQESMERCKAIENFMQRLKENGLTMEEIKYSLEIKKAELEVKILH from the exons ATGTTTTTTCAGTTTGTGTGCTATCTTGTGGTTGTGTGGCTGATTTCTGGCTCATATG caAAGAGCTGCCCAGAACTTTCCTCAGTGGACAATAGCATATTTGTTGCAAAggaagtgaaaggacaaattgtGGGGATTTACGTTTGTCTTAACGGCTATCACCTGGTAGGAGAGGACACCATTTTTTGCAATGCCTCTACGGAATGGAATGCCTCCGCTCCCAAGTGCCGCT TGGGCCACTGTCCTGACCCTGTGCTGGTGAATGGCGAGTGTAGTTCTCTGGGGCCTGTGAATGTGAGAGACAAAATCACGTTTAAGTGCAACGACAACTACATCCTTAAGGGCAGTAGTTGGAGCCAGTGCCTAGAGGACCACAACTGGCTGCCTCCCCTTCCCATCTGCAAAAGCA GACACTGTGGCCATCCTGAGAATCTAACTAATGGCTACTTTGAAGGAAAGAATTTCAACTCAGGATCTAACATTACTTATCACTGTAAAGAGAG ATACCACTTGGTGGGCGCACAACACAGGCAGTGCATTGATGGGGAGTGGAACAATGCCCATCCAGTCTGTGAGCTGATCCAGGAAGCTCCCAAACCAACTCTACAGCCTGAGTATGAGAAGGCACTT cttGCCTTTCAAGAGAGTATGGAACGTTGCAAAGCTATAGAGAACTTTAtgcaaagattaaaagaaaatggcttaacaatggaggaaataaaatattctctggAAATAAAGAAAGCTGAGTTGGAAGTAAAAATATTGCACTGA